A portion of the Physeter macrocephalus isolate SW-GA chromosome 15, ASM283717v5, whole genome shotgun sequence genome contains these proteins:
- the TONSL gene encoding tonsoku-like protein isoform X3 has product MSLDRELRQLSKAKAKAQRSGQLREEAAVCHQLGELLASHGCYAEALREHQEELQLLETADDPLGCAVAHRKIGERLAEMEDYSAALQHQHRYLELACSLSNHVEQQRAWATIGRTHLDIFDHHQSQDALLQAQGAFEKSLAILDEKLQGSLTKRELSEMRTRLYLNVGLTCDSLQQAALCHAYFTKSIFLAEQNHLYEDLFRARYNLGAIHWRQGQHSQAMRCLEGARKCARILKQGSMESECCLLLSQILQDLGDFLAAKRALKKAYRLGSQKPLQKAVVCRTLKYVLAVVHLQQQLEESEESDPRAAMGICEQLGDLFSKAGNFPKAAAAYQKQLQFAELLNRPGPELAIIHVSLAATLGDMKDHRQAVHHYEEELRLRDGSALEEAKTWLNIALSREDAGDAYEVLASCFQKALSCAQQAQQPRLQRQVLRHLHAVQLRLQSQEAPGTEARLQELRAAEEEEDEEDEGDEVDEGDAALEAVELELSESEDEADGSQQLEEEEELQGCLGRRRVSKWNRRNDVGETLLHRACIEGQLGRVQDLVRQGHPLNPRDYCGWTPLHEACNYGHLDIVRFLLDHGAAVDDPGGQGCEGITPLHDALYCGHFEVAQLLIERGASVTLRTRKGHSPLQTLQQWVKLYCKDLDGETREKAAAMETLLRAASSGQAPHSSLALPTLSSNHLFDPETSPPSSPSPGPPEACEARARVSQGLAVPAVARPWRSRHKLASSSSSEGEDNPGPPQPTQKRLRHSGPSLPTTARMPGPASDGEAATASAGWAAYRAAVRSAGSAPSCHLGPSPPQGPSEAPTPRAALLPKEECLAGDWLEEDLPLAHGHRGSHPPRPHSSADGSRHSASGSGSDARAIRPRAQARKSRLSCLKSWSALVRTDGACSSAAEPPRSPDVPRALGPIGGNPAAGQPLGQALLPPIRVRVRVQDNLFLIPVPHGRETHSVAWLAEQAAQRYYQASGLLPRLSLQKEGALLAPQDPISDVLQSNEEVLAEVTSWDLPPLTDRYRRACQSLEQGEHQGVLQAMEHQGSGPAFSACSLALRQAQLTPLLRALKLHSTLRELRLAGNRLGDGCVAELLAALDTVPGLTLLDLSSNHLGPEGLCQLAVGLLGQSALQNLEELDLSMNPLGDGCGQALASILRACPLLSTLHLQACGFGPSFFLNHQAALGSAFQGAKCLKTLSLSYNGLGPSALAQALQSLPARTLLRLELSSVAASKSDPGLTEPVVSYLTKLPLGLCCLGRLRPGAPGPVGKPPGR; this is encoded by the exons ATGAGCCTGGACCGCGAGCTTCGCC AGTTGAGCAAGGCCAAGGCTAAGGCCCAGAGGAGCGGGCAACTGCGGGAAGAGGCAGCCGTCTGCCACCAGCTGGGGGAGCTCCTGGCCAGCCATG GCTGCTACGCGGAGGCCCTGCGAGAGCACCAGGAAGAGCTGCAGCTCCTGGAGACGGCCGACGACCCCCTGGGCTGCGCCGTGGCCCACCGCAAGATCGGAGAGCGGCTGGCGGAGATGGAGGACTACTCGGCTGCCCTGCAG CACCAGCACCGCTACCTGGAGCTGGCATGTTCCCTGTCCAACCATGTTGAGCAGCAGAGGGCCTGGGCCACCATTGGCCGCACCCACTTGGACATCTTTGACCACCACCAGTCACAGGATGCCTTGCTGCAGGCACAGGGTGCCTTCGAGAAAAGCCTGGCGATCTTGGACGAGAAGCTGCAGG GCTCACTGACCAAGCGAGAGTTGAGTGAGATGAGGACCCGACTTTACCTCAACGTGGGCCTCACCTGTGACAGCCTGCAGCAGGCAGCGCTATGCCACGCCTACTTCACGAAGAGCATCTTCCTTGCCGA GCAGAACCACCTGTACGAGGACCTGTTTCGCGCTCGCTACAACCTGGGCGCCATCCACTGGCGGCAGGGTCAGCACTCTCAGGCCATGCGCTGCCTGGAGGGGGCGCGGAAGTGCGCGCGCATCCTGAAGCAGGGCTCCATGGAGAGCGAGTGCTGCTTGCTGCTCTCGCAG ATCCTCCAAGACCTAGGGGATTTTTTGGCCGCCAAGAGAGCCTTGAAGAAGGCCTATCGGCTTGGTTCCCAGAAGCCTTTGCAGAAGGCAGTGGTCTGCCGGACCCTCAAGTATG TGCTGGCGGTGGtccacctgcagcagcagctggaggagtCTGAGGAGAGTGACCCGCGGGCCGCCATGGGCATTTGCGAGCAGCTGGGTGACCTGTTCTCCAAGGCGGGCAACTTCCCCAAGGCTGCCGCGGCCTACCAGAAGCAG CTGCAGTTCGCGGAGCTGCTAAACAGGCCGGGGCCTGAGCTGGCCATCATCCACGTGTCCCTGGCTGCCACCCTGGGGGACATGAAGGACCACCGCCAGGCCGTGCACCACTATGAAGAGGAGCTGAGGCTACGGGACGGCAGCGCCCTGGAG GAAGCCAAGACCTGGTTGAACATTGCACTGTCCCGCGAGGACGCCGGTGATGCCTATGAGGTGCTGGCATCGTGCTTCCAGAAGGCTCTCAGCTGTGCCCAGCAAGCTCAGCAGCCGCGGCTGCAG AGGCAGGTCTTACGGCACCTCCACGCGGTGCAGCTGAGGCTGCAGTCTCAGGAGGCGCCTGGCACTGAAGCCAGGCTGCAGGAGCTGAGGGCggctgaagaggaggaggacgaggaggacgagGGGGACGAGGTGGACGAGGGGGACGCCGCCCTGGAGGCCGTCGAGCTGGAGCTCTCGGAGAGCG AGGATGAAGCTGACGGGTCACAGcagttggaggaggaggaggagcttcaGGGCTGCCTGGGCCGCCGGAGGGTGAGCAAG TGGAACCGGCGCAACGACGTCGGGGAGACCCTGCTGCACCGAGCCTGCATCGAGGGCCAGCTGGGCCGCGTCCAGGACCTCGTGAGGCAG GGCCACCCCCTGAACCCTCGGGACTACTGTGGTTGGACACCCTTGCACGAGGCCTGCAACTACGGGCACCTGG ACATCGTCCGTTTCCTGCTGGACCATGGGGCCGCGGTGGATGACCCGGGCGGCCAAGGTTGTGAGGGTATCACTCCCCTGCACGATGCCCTCTACTGTGGCCACTTTGAGGTGGCCCAGCTGCTCATTGAGCGAGGAGCGTCAGTCACTCTCCGAACCAGGAAG GGCCACAGCCCGCTGCAGACGCTGCAGCAGTGGGTGAAGCTGTACTGCAAGGATCTGGATGGCGAAACGCGAGAGAAGGCTGCTGCCATGGAGACGCTGCTCCGGGCGGCCTCTTCGGGCCAAG CTCCCCACAGCTCCCTGGCTCTCCCGACCCTCTCAAGTAACCATCTGTTTGACCCCGAGACCTCTCCTCCCTCAAGTCCCAGCCCAGGACCCCCAGAAGCCTGTGAGGCCCGTGCCAGGGTCTCCCAGGGGCTGGCGGTGCCAGCTGTGGCCAGGCCTTGGAGGAGCAGGCACAAGCTGGCCAGCAGTAGCAGCTCGGAGGGGGAGGACAACCCAGGCCCGCCCCAGCCAACCCAGAAGAGGCTCCGGCACTCTGGCCCATCACTGCCCACCACAGCCCGGATGCCCGGCCCTGCCAGTGACGGGGAGGCGGCCACAGCGAGTGCCGGCTGGGCAGCCTACCGGGCGGCCGTCCGCAGTGCGGGCAGTGCCCCGAGCTGccacctgggccccagcccccCTCAAGGCCCCAGCGAGGCCCCCACCCCCCGGGCAGCGCTCCTCCCTAAGGAGGAGTGCTTGGCCGGGGACTGGCTGGAAGAGGATTTGCCGCTGGCCCATGGTCACCGGGGCAgccacccgccccgcccccatAGCAGTGCGGATGGTAGCAGACACAGTGCCTCGGGGTCAGGCAGCGACGCACGTGCCATCAGGCCTCGGGCCCAGGCCAGGAAGAGCCGGCTGTCCTGTCTCAAGAGTTGGAGTGCGCTGGTCAGAACAGATGGAGCCTGCAGCTCAGCCGCGGAGCCCCCGCGGAGCCCTGATGTCCCCAGGGCCTTGGGGCCCATTGGGGGAAACCCTGCAGCAGGCCAGCCCTTG GGTCAGGCCCTGCTTCCTCCCATCCGAGTACGAGTTCGTGTTCAGGATAATCTTTTCCTCATCCCTGTTCCACACGG CAGGGAGACGCACTCCGTGGCCTGGCTGGCTGAGCAGGCCGCCCAGCGTTACTACCAGGCCTCTGGGCTGCTGCCTCGGCTCTCCCTACAAAAAGAGGGGGCCCTGCTGGCCCCACAGGACCCCATCTCCGATGTGCTGCAGAGCAAtgaggag GTGTTGGCTGAGGTGACTTCGTGGGACCTTCCCCCGCTGACGGACCGCTACCGCCGGGCCTGCCAGAGCCTGGAGCAAG GGGAGCACCAAGGGGTGCTGCAGGCGATGGAGCACCAAGGCTCGGGCCCCGCGTTCAGTGCCTGCTCCCTGGCGCTGCGCCAGGCCCAGCTCACCCCGCTGCTGCGGGCCCTGAAGCTGCACTCAACGCTCCGGGAGCTCCGCCTGGCTGGGAACCGGCTGGGGGATGGATGTGTTGCCGAGCTGCTGGCTGCCCTGGACACCGTGCCCGGCCTGACCCTCCTCGACCTCTCCTCCAATCACCTGGGCCCTGAAGGCCTGTGCCAGCTTGCCGTGGGCCTCCTGGGGCAGTCCGCCTTGCAG AACTTGGAAGAGCTGGACTTAAGCATGAACCCCCTCGGGGATGGCTGTGGCCAGGCCCTGGCCTCCATCCTACGGGCCTGCCCCTTGCTCAGCACCCTGCACCTCCAGGCCTGTGGCTTTGGCCCCAGCTTCTTCCTGAACCACCAGGCGGCCCTGGGCAGCGCTTTCCAAG GCGCCAAGTGCCTGAAGACACTGTCTCTGTCCTACAACGGCCTGGGCCCCTCCgccctggcccaggccctgcAGAGCCTGCCAGCCCGCACCCTCCTGCGCCTGGAGCTGAGCTCTGTGGCCGCCAGCAAGAGTGACCCAGGCCTCACGGAGCCCGTGGTCAGCTACCTGACCAAG CTCCCCTTGGGCCTCTGCTGTCTAGGAAGGCTGCGCCCTGGAGCACCTGGGCCTGTCGGCAAACCACCTGGGCGATGA